The Thunnus albacares chromosome 11, fThuAlb1.1, whole genome shotgun sequence genome contains a region encoding:
- the LOC122992449 gene encoding olfactory receptor 6C1-like codes for MDNVSVVRIFILSGINETMNYRLTIFSLTLLYYCVILFVNISLIVIIILDENLHEPMYILLCNFCINGLYGTTGFYPKFLLDLLWSSQEISYSGCLFQAFIVYSFACSELSILAVMAYDRYLAICRPLHYHSLMTKRRLSQLSCFSWLTPFCIISTSILLTSRLRLCGSNIQKLFCVNWVIVKLACSDTDTVSNSVIAYATIFIYVSHGFFIIWTYMHLIKKCVRSTEDRAKFMQTCVPHLVSLITFLIVIIFDLMYMRFGSRDLPQSLQNFIAIEFLLIPPFMNPLIYGFKLTKIRNRILGLVYVKRKSSMKK; via the coding sequence ATGGATAACGTTTCTGTTGtaagaatttttattttatcagggATAAATGAGACAATGAATTACAGACTCACCATCTTCTCACTCACTTTACTGTATtactgtgttattttgtttgtcaATATCTCTCTCATCgtgattattattttagatGAAAATCTGCATGAGCCCATGTACATCTTATTGTGCAATTTTTGCATCAATGGACTTTACGGGACGACAGGTTTCTACCCAAAATTCCTCTTAGATCTCCTGTGGTCTTCTCAAGAAATCTCATACAGTGGATGTCTTTTTCAGGCTTTTATAGTGTACTCATTTGCTTGCAGTGAATTGTCCATTCTAGCAGTTATGGCCTACGACAGATATCTGGCTATATGTCGACCGCTGCACTACCACTCTTTGATGACGAAGAGGAGGCTCTCTCAGCTTTCCTGTTTCTCCTGGCTTACACCTTTTTGCATTATTTCCACCAGTATTCTACTAACGTCTAGATTGAGGTTATGTGGTTCAAACATTCAGAAACTCTTTTGTGTGAACTGGGTAATTGTTAAACTTGCCTGTTCTGACACTGACACTGTATCAAACAGTGTGATTGCATATGCAACAATTTTCATTTATGTGTCTCATGGGTTCTTCATCATTTGGACTTACATGCACcttattaaaaaatgtgtgaGGTCCACAGAAGACAGGGCAAAGTTTATGCAGACCTGTGTTCCCCATTTAGTCTCTTTAATCACATTCCTTATTGTAATAATTTTTGATCTGATGTATATGCGATTTGGCTCCAGAGATTTACCTCAAAGCCTCCAAAACTTCATCGCTATAGAATTTCTCCTTATTCCTCCATTTATGAATCCTCTGATATATGGATTTAAACTGACCAAAATCCGAAATAGGATTCTGGGTTTAGTTTatgttaaaagaaaatcatCTATGAAGAAGTAA